In a genomic window of Lycium ferocissimum isolate CSIRO_LF1 chromosome 9, AGI_CSIRO_Lferr_CH_V1, whole genome shotgun sequence:
- the LOC132030616 gene encoding putative glucose-6-phosphate 1-epimerase: MDHSAADKDFKAVEVVKDKNGVDQVLLRNRRGASVRVSLHGGQVLSWKTDQGEELLFISSKATFKPPTAVRGGIPICFPQFGNRGSLEQHGFARNRMWVIDDSPPPLHPNDSNGKTYIDLLLKSTDDDLKIWPHGFEFRLRVTLAVDGCLTLISRIRNINCKPFSFSIAYHTYFAVSDISEVRVEGLETLDYLDNLCNRDRFTEQGDALTFESEVDRVYLSSNDVIAVFDHEKKRTFQIRKDGLPDVVVWNPWEKKSKAIADFGDEEYKHMLCVDGAAIEKPIPLKPGEEWTGRLELSVTPTS, translated from the exons ATGGATCATTCTGCAGCAGATAAGGATTTTAAAGCTGTTGAAGTTGTAAAGGATAAGAATGGAGTTGATCAAGTTTTGCTTCGAAATCGACGTGGCGCCTCTGTTCGA GTTAGCCTCCATGGAGGACAGGTTCTATCATGGAAGACTGACCAGGGTGAAGAATTACTTTTTATAAGCAGCAAG gCAACTTTTAAGCCGCCAACAGCTGTGAGGGGAGGGATTCCCATTTGTTTTCCACAG TTTGGAAACCGGGGCTCCCTCGAGCAACATGGATTTGCCAGAAATCGGATGTGGGTCATTGACGATAGCCCTCCCCCACTGCACCCTAATGATTCCAATGGAAAAACATATATCGATTTACTACTTAAATCTACTGACGATGATCTTAAAATCTGGCCTCATGG TTTTGAATTCCGCCTGAGAGTGACTTTGGCTGTTGATGGATGTCTTACCCTGATATCACGCATCAGAAATATCAATTGCAAGCCTTTTAGTTTCTCCATTGCATACCATACGTATTTTGCTGTCTCAGATATCAG TGAAGTGAGAGTGGAAGGCTTGGAGACTCTTGACTACCTTGACAACTTGTGCAACAGAGACCGTTTCACAGAGCAAGGAGATGCCTTAACATTTGAATCCGAG GTGGATCGAGTTTATCTTAGTTCAAATGATGTGATAGCAGTTTTCGATCACGAGAAAAAGAGGACTTTTCAGATAAGGAAGGACGGGCTTCCTGATGTTG TTGTTTGGAATCCATGGGAGAAGAAATCTAAAGCCATAGCAGATTTCGGAGATGAAGAGTACAAGCATATGCTTTGTGTAGACGGAGCAGCAATCGAGAAACCAATCCCCTTGAAACCAGGTGAAGAATGGACCGGAAGGTTGGAGCTGTCTGTCACACCTACAAGTTGA